The Ornithorhynchus anatinus isolate Pmale09 chromosome X5, mOrnAna1.pri.v4, whole genome shotgun sequence nucleotide sequence aagtgaagcgaactggccaaggtcacctagcagacaagtgatggaactgggattagaacccagatgcttcggactcccaggcctgggctcgatcCGCTATCCGGTTGTCACCTGgctgggaatgagtctgtttattgttacattgtactttcccgagtgcttagtacagtgctttgcacacgataagctctcaataaatatgactgactgaatgaatgagtgaatgtcacTCTCTTCAATCTGGCCTTTGCACTTTAGGGAGTTTTAGAGACTCTTAGGAGGGTCCACTTTCCTCCCTGGTTCCCGCTACTCTGCTCTTCAGACCAGCCCACGGATCCCCTACACCCACCTCCTGTAGGGCTGGACTGATCCTCACCCTGGACGGTGATGTAGATGGGTAACGACTCGTAGTCTTGGCTGCCCATGCATATTCTGCAGTGGTAGGACCCACTGTCACTGTGAGTGGCACGGGGGATAGAGAAGTTGAAATTCCTCCTGAAAAACCGTTTTACTTCTTGGTCTTTGAAGAAGGTCACCTTGGTCAAGGTCTGGTACTTCCGGCTGTGGCATTTCAGGAACACCGGTTCACCCTCGAGGAACACCCAGCCAGACGTCTGCAGGAGTAGCCAATCTAGAAGAGACACGGCAGAGCCACAGGGGTTGGAGCCTTGTCGGGTTGACCGCTCCTTATttcttaaactctcccaagcccggggatcTGAATCGGACCCGAGCCTAAGCGGGCAGATTCCAACCCCCAATGGAGGACCCGGACAGAGAATTCCAAACTCTCTTTCCTTCCCGTTCCCTTGGGGAGCCCCCGTCTCCCTTCCGGCCCCCCAGCTTCAGCCCCTTCGACCTCCTCACTCACGTTGGCTCACATCCAGCCGCGTGACGTCGCTCTTCTTGGAGTCCCCCATCTGGCACTGGTACTCCCCACTGTCGTCCAAGGTGGCGGCCCCGATGCTGTAGCTGGGGGTCTGGGTCTCCAAGGCCGTACCATTATGGAACCACTGGGTGGGGGTGATCCCCGGTGAATTGGGGTCATCGCATTTCAGGGTCACTTTGTCCCCAGTGAACACATTGACCCATATTGGATCCAGGGTCAGCCTAGACTTCTGGGCACCAGCTTAggagggatagagaggggagagccatTTAAAGACAGGAGCCCAACATTCCATCTCCATCGCAAAATCATGAGCCGATTGTCCTGGACCCGACTGTCCCGGACCTCTGTCCTTcttggttagtaataataatgatgggatttgttaagagcttacgatgtgccatgcagtgtggggtggatacaaacaaatcaagtcggacacagtccctgtcccacgtggggttcacggttctcaatctccattttacagatgaggtcaccgaggcccagagaagtaaagtgacttgtccaaggtcacacagcagatgagtggtagaaccagaattagaactcgtgactttctgactcccaggtcggtgctcttatccactatgccatgctggcttGGACACCCTCCTCTCATCCCTTTAACTTTCCTCTCTCTACCCCTAGTTTTCTCCCCCTTAGGGACCACTCGTCTGTGAATTTATTctttcagtcgaatttattgagcacttacggtgtgcagagcaccgtactaagcgtttgggagaacacaatgcaatggtagacacattccctgcccacagggagcatacagtctagaggacaagcttacagtctagaacctgTTGACCAGTCCAGTTTCCTTTGGGAAACAAATTCACCCACCTAGAGAAGAAATGCTTCCTTCTGTCGACTGGGAGGCTGCCCTTTTCAACTTCCACCTCAGACTACGGGGAGATTTAAGGAAATGCCAACAATACGCTCACACAGCCCATCTCCTTTGGGTTTTGTGGGATTTCAATCTTCCTAGTGGGaccttttcattttgagtacAGAGGTTGGGAATCGccaagggtggagaggggagggagctttAATATATGGAGTAAAGCGGAATGGGGCTCCAGAGAAGAATGTCGCCTGACGGATAcagtcagggcctgggagtcagaaggacctgtgttctaatcacttgtcagctggctgaccttggtcaagtcacttcctttctccacgcctcagtgacctcatctgtaaaatgggatttaagactgtggaggccaatgtgggacagggagcgggtataacctgattagcttttatctaccccagcgttcagtacagtgtctggcacttaggaagtgcttaacaaataccattctaaaaaaaaaaaaccaacccaatcTGGGGTCCTTTCAGCTCAGTTAAGGCCAACAGCCCTGCCCGGAAACTCTCAGAACCGAGATAAGCAAAACTGGCCTCCTTATGGACACGATTAGcaactctgttgcgctgtactctcccaagcgtttagtacagtgctcctgcacagttagtcaatcatattcccTTCCCTCGTCCTGCAGTCAGACAGAGGGTGGCTTGGGTTTGCGGGGACATCtagagaggaggggggatagCAGGTGGGCCAGAAGGGTACGGATGAATGTACGGAAGAGTAGTCCACACTAAGGCACTAGAAGCcacatgacataatggatagagcacgggcctgggaggcagaataatgacgatagaatttgttaagcgcttactatgtgccaagcactgttctaagcgctggaggagatagaaggttgtcccacgtggggcctcacagtcttaatccccgttttacagacgaggtaactgaggcacagagaagtgaagtgattcgcccgaagtcacccagctgataagtggcggagtcgggattcgaacccacgacctctgacccccaagcccggcctctttccactaagccacgctgcttctccgggcctcagttacctcatctgtaaaatggggattgaaacatgagccccatgtagtgcagggactgtgtccaacccgatttgcttgtatccaccccagcgcttagtacagaggcacatagtaagcgcttaacaaatacccagttATTAGAGGAAAGgctagggaggaggagaggggttggaTGATCAACTCCCCCCCGGGATGGCCCATGAGAACGTTGGTCCGGCAGGGCAGCCGGGACCCGGTTCCTGCGGGGACCCTGTTGCCACTGAGGCAGACGCTGGATGGGAACAGACCAGCGACGACATCGGGCATGGGCCGACGGGCTTTCCGGGAAGGGTCCGAGGATTTCTGAGAATTCAGAGCACgcgaacacacacgcacacttacCGATTCCACCGTTTCCTGTAGCTGCAAAAGAGCACAGAGCAGAGATGAGCTCAGATCCTGCAGAGCGGGTGAAACTGGGAAGTTGAATGATCACAGGCCCGGGGCGGGATGGGCACAGGGGTTACATGGGAATCCACGGACCAGactccctcccacccgccccctcgCCCACTCCAGTTGCCATTCACCTGTCTCCTGTATCCTGCTGTTACGATGGGGTCTCGGAGGGCCAATGGCaagacctctccctccctccctttccctcgtcatccccttcccccttcctttttctgttttttcagtatttgttaagcacttactgtgtgccgggcactgtactaagtgccgggctggattagggaaggagcgtggcttgatggaaagagcacgggcttgggagtcagaggtcaagggttctaatcccgaccttgCCGCTTGTCGGCTacgggactctgggcaagtcacttcacttctctgtgcctcagttgcctcacctgcaaaatggggattaagactgtgagccccacgaggaacaacctgattaccttgtatccaccccagagcatagaacagtgcttggcacatagtaaacgcttaacaaataccttcgtcgttattatcgttattattatatgagctactcaggttggacccagcccacgtTCCACAaggcgctcacggtcttcattcccattttacagctgagggaaccgaggcctagagaagcaaagtaataacggtggtatctgttaagcgcttactaggtgcagagcactgttctaagcgctggggtagatccagggtaatcaggttgtcccccgtgagactcacagttaatccccattttccagatgaggtaactgaggcacagagaagtgaagtgacttgcccacagtcacccagctgccaagtggcagagccggcattcgaacccgtgacctctgactcccaggcccgggctctttccactgagccacgcccaaggtcacacagcagatgagtggcagaggctgggggtgagaagccaggtccttctgacttccacgcccgggctccataataataataataatgtcggtatccgttaagcgcttactatgtgccgagcactgttctaagcgctggggtagacacaggggaatcaggttgtcccacgtggggctcacagtcctaatccccattttacagacgaggtaactgaggcaccgagaagttaagtgacctgcccccggtcacacagctgaccagtggccgagcggggattccaacccgtgacctctgactccagagcccgtgctctttccgctgagccacccgGCTTCTCGGCCCGGGAGGGTCCAGAGGACGTGATCCAGGATTTGCCGTATCCTGAGTCCACTCAGAGCTGGTGGCCTGCTCTTTCTAGAGGCAATTCAATTGCTCcctcctaacacacacacacacacacacgaaataCAGGCAGAACCAACAGCCGGAAGGCGACCAACCCATCCCACACTCGGCCCCCTACCCCCTACTCACCCAGGACTGACAGGGCTACCAACAGCCACATGGTCCTCGGATGAAGCCGGTCGGGAGCGGCCCAAGGAATGGGGCCCCCCCGGTAGCTGAAATGCCTAAGGCAGCattagaaaagaggaaggaaactccccactctgccttcactcctctctcacccaACCAGCTTCCCTGGCCGTTTCTTGAAGATAGACTCCTCGGCGGAGCCCGGTGAATCAAAAGAGAAACTGGAGGGGCAGtgcggtctggtggaaagagttgaGAGGCCCGGGTTTTGGGTCCCAGCTGTGCTACTGGTctcctgtgcaaccttgggctagTTGtgaaacttctctggacctcagtttcctcatctgtaaaacgggggtgagggGTAATAAAAACCTGAGAGGGATCTGGGGGAGATCATTGCTGAGAAATGCCCGTGGAAACTGAGGTTAGGCTCTTTAGGTCCTCCCGCTTCCTAGCCTGGTGGCTTTCTCCCAGTGGGAGGTGTCCATTCGAGTTAATCgatgacagtaataattgtggtatttgttaagtgcttactgtgggctaggcactgtactaagcgccggggggcgggtacgagcaaatcgggctggacacgggccctgtcctactgggggctcacagtcttcatccccattttacagatgagggaactgaggcccagacaagtgaagtgacttgcccaagtcacacagcagaaatatggcagagtcaggattagaacccaggtccttctgacttagtaaagtgctctgcatacagtaagaactcaataaatacccttgattgatcgactgggagaagccgcatggcctagtggatagagcacgacctgggttctaatcccggttctgccacttgtctcctgtgagactttgggcaagtcatttcacttctctgggcctcagttacttcatctgtaaaatgggaattggggctacgagccccatgtgagacagggaccgtgtcctacttaatttgctcctatctaccccagtgcttagtgcagtggctgacacataataagcgcttaacaaataccattaaaaaaaaataccatcaactggTGATCTCTGCATGGATTTGGGCAGGGACATGCCAGATCAAAGTCTGGTGGGTTGGGATAGAATGAATTAGCTGGGTtcctgaagagggagaggaagtggcaggAGGGTAAAATTTAGGGGGAACCCCCAAAAGCCTACAGCTGTGCCTCTAGCTGCCCCAACCTCCCCTCaatctcttcccccgcccccccccccccccccgccggctcctCCATTCCAGCCTTGGCTCTAGGACAAGCCTGGAAAGAAGAGGACGTGGAGACCGGTTGGATTTCCTCCCCAGGGTCGTGGGAGACATTGAATGACAGTAGCAGgtcaagggaaggaggagggaaggaaagagaaaagggagaaggaggtgtgagggagggagggaggagcgttgtgaaggaggaaggggctgaaagagggaagaagtgggagagggagggagggaggaaggggctgagagagagaggaaaaggggtggaAGAAGAGTTGGGAGATAACTTAAAGCCTCACTACCCTCGCCaactattttgttctgttttatttatggtatttaagagcttacaatgtgccaggtactgtactgagcgctgggaaagataacaagctaatcaggttgaacacagtccacttctgtcctggggctcccagtctcaatctccattttcaaatggggggaactgaggcccagagaagtgaagtgacttgcccaagctcacacagcaggcaagctttCCAGGAGACCCTCTGCctgatttctttctcctccccatctcaacAGGGCAGGCAGAGCAGAGGCCCGTTTAATCCCGATCCACCTCGGCCCTCAGTTGGCTAGCGACTCTAGATCCCCTGTCTGATTCATCCTCTGTTCGCGTCATCCCTTCAGCTACCTAAAAAAGCTCGTGTGGTTAGCAGTTTATTGTTTACTGCTTACCGTCGTCACTGGCTCTATCGACATTTTCACTCCTCTTTTCAGTGTACGCATCCTGCCCTGGGCCTTagtagtctgagaagcagcgtggcttaacggatagagcctggaaatcagaagaacctgggttccgatcctgtctccgccacttgtccgctgtgaccttgggcaagtcacttcacttctctaaacctcggttcccttatctgtaaaatggagattaagactgccagccccacgtgggacaggggctccaacctgatgagcttgtgtcaacccctgcacttaatagaatgataatatggtgcctggcacatagtaaatgcttaacacgtaTCGTTTTATCGGAACAAAAGGGTCCTACGTGACGCAGTCTACGCAGGAGGGAAAACggatattaaatctccattttgcagatgagggaactgaagcacgagaaaattaagtgacttgcctgaggtcacacaatcgGCTGAGcttggatgagaagccaggtcaatcaatcaatcgtatttactaagtgtttattgtgtgcagagccctgtactaagcccttgggaaattacCACAcaaggtcttccgactccctagcctgggctccgtccactaggcaacactgcttcccagccatCTACCcccaaaggaaaggaaggaagacaggTTGAAAGCCTCTCTCActgtatcagtcaattaatctcaTTTATcgggtgcatactgtgtgcaaagtactgtgctaagcgcttgggagactacactataacaatataacagagctgacagacatgttccctgcccactgtgagctttcaatttagagacaagcttacggtctagagacacatctctatgtaagctcactgtgggcagggaatgtgtctgtttatgactatattctactctctcaagctcttagtacagtggtctgcacacagtaagtgctcaattattgattgattgactgagatatGTTTACAGTCTGAGTTTACAGATGagtgcccctcttccccccagcccctctcccagttCAGGTTGCTGGGACCTCTCACTTCCCCCAGCGGGCCCAAGCTGCTGTGGCCAGAAGTTTCTAGAATTCTCCCAACcaacccccctctcctccccgccccaccatgGTTCTGTCTCATGTCTCATCGTTGATGGCTCAGGGGATAacaccccccccccgtccccttccccccccccccccccgagactgtgagctcattgtgtgcagggattgtcactgtttaccgttgcataatactctcccaaacgcttagtacagtgctctgcacacggtaagcgcttaataaatacaattgagtgaatcgCATGAAAGTTCCATGTGGTGATCCAGCTGATTCAGTCTCAAACCCAGAGGGAAAATGGAGTTCGACCTTCTCCCCAGCTTCtatcctgtctcctcctccttgcaccccagataataattatactaaCTGTGCTATCTTCTAagggtttgctatgtgccaagcactgtactaagcactgggatagacatactCTAGGCAGATGAAACagtctccttttttatggtatttgttaagcgcttattacgtaccaggtactatattaaagtgctgggatagttacaagatcatcagtttgggaagcagcgtgccttagtggatagagcacggtctgggaataagaaggacctgggttctcatcccggctctgccacttgtctgctgtgggactttgggcaaatcattttgcttctctaggcctcatttcccttttctgcaaaatggggactgaggctgtgagtcccatgtgatctgtgtccaacctgatgtgcttctatctaccccagtgctcagtacagtgcctaagtaaacacacagtaagcgcttaacaaatactattttttttaaaaagaagccgTTTTGTCCGGTCTGACAGGGAGCAGCCTGTGTCACAAGTATTtgtgaaataataatcataatcacggtatttatgaagtgcttactatgtggcaggcatcagcagcgtggctcagtgggaagagcctgggcttgggagtcagaggtcatgggttcgaatcccagccctgccacttgtcagctgtgtgactgtgggcgggtcacttaacttctctgtgccgcagttccctcatcctgtaaaatgggaattaaccgtgagcctcacgtgggacaacccgattaccctgtatcttcgcttagaacggcgcccgtagtaagtgcttaacagagtcccggtctcaatccccatttttcagatgaggaaactgaggcccggagaagtgaagtgactagcctaatgtcaaccagcagacgaggggcagagcggagatgagaagccacgaccttctgactgccagggcctgtgctctctccactaggccacgttgcttccctaaagTACAGGGACCCGCACATCCACACCGGCTTGGCATCGGAGAGCCTTGGGGACCATTCCGGGTTTGGAGGGACGGACCCAAAGGGGGttggacaggaggaaggaagggcccCGAGGGGGAACCCAAACGAAAAGCCTTGCTGCTCTCTCCTGTTACCTCTGCAGAAGGCCAACGGTGGCCTAACAGCGCCCCCTTCTGGCCTCGGTGACACTCTaactctggtacttgttaagcgcctactgtgtgccgggcactgtactaagcgctggagttgctataaatccggttgggcacagcccccgtcccacatcagactcatccccgccaaactcattctcttcccctcttcaaaaccctactgaaagctcacctcctccaagaggccttcccagactgagctccccttttccctctgctccctctaccctcccccttcacctctctgcagctaaaccctcttctcccccctttccccctcgcccgtcccatcccctcagcactgtactcgtccgctcgattgtatatatcttcatcagcctatttatttagttaatgagttgtccgtcaccctgattctatttatttgctattgttttaatgagatgttcttcccctcgcttCTATTgattgccgttgttctcgtctgtccgtctcccccgattagaccgtaagcccgtcaaagggcagggaccgtctctgttaccgatttgtacaaaccaagcgcttagtaaggtgctctgcacataggaagcgcccaataaatacgattgaatgactgaatccccattttacagatgaggcgactgaggcccagaaaagtgaagtggcttgcccaaggtaaggaggagggagggggtttcgggccagaggcaggacgtgggcgaggggtcggagcTGAGACagacgaggtcgaggtaca carries:
- the LOC100091501 gene encoding low affinity immunoglobulin gamma Fc region receptor III-like, whose amino-acid sequence is MWLLVALSVLATGNGGIAGAQKSRLTLDPIWVNVFTGDKVTLKCDDPNSPGITPTQWFHNGTALETQTPSYSIGAATLDDSGEYQCQMGDSKKSDVTRLDVSQHWLLLQTSGWVFLEGEPVFLKCHSRKYQTLTKVTFFKDQEVKRFFRRNFNFSIPRATHSDSGSYHCRICMGSQDYESLPIYITVQGTSSSSWIHILVSLAVGLLFAIDTGLYVILRRRLGTPETNRKFLEINECQESGAHLPLSPEAKKSIGGSGRTRSSPPSSPPSPPPPRTPTPASPPPPAQAPRSPKRLQLESSLPFLSSSPKTSTSKSEYQLFPPTSCPPPDCPIPGDTTNPPPTVPSP